A region from the Muribaculum gordoncarteri genome encodes:
- the infB gene encoding translation initiation factor IF-2: protein MARIKISKVAKDLNIALPTVIEFLQSKGINIDMNPNSRIDEDAYNLLVAAYSSDKAQKSKSEKLSSDRQKERAVKPEPKAEPEAKEIKIPTTTIKPKVVGHIDLDAHGKPVKKSEPEPKAVETPKPEPKAEPKPEPKPQPQPEVIKPEPKAVETPKPEPKVEPKPEPKPQPKAEPKPEKPEPAAKPVQEPRAEVKPEAPKPEMKKAEAPAPKEEPKPQPQKEPVQDEPAASDDVFTMERTVSGPQLNVIGKIDLSAINQQTRPKKKSKEERRNERIAKDRAAQNAQGGAGAQQSGDRKKRRRIGKEKVDIEKTSNQQPSQRGGDSEKGQGGGSRHERNRERDRDRERDRECERERAPKSKERNKRPIHAEANEEDVQKQVKEVLARLTNKDKGQKKGAKWRKEKREAFQSREREAAEMEAAESKVLKLTEFVTANDLAVMMDVPINNVIATCMNLGVMVSINQRLDAETINIVAEEFGYKTEYVSAEVVEAIHQEEDDEDNLTTRPPIVTVMGHVDHGKTSLLDYIRNANVIAGEAGGITQHIGAYNVKLGDGRRVTFLDTPGHEAFTAMRARGAKVTDLCIIIVAADDNVMPQTVEAINHASAAGVPIVFAINKIDKPTANPDKIKEELAAMNYLVEDWGGKYQSQDISAKKGLGVDELMEKVLLEAEMLDLKANPDRPATGSIIESSLDKGRGYVATVLVQNGTLHVGDIILAGTHFGKVKAMFNERNQRIKEAGPAVPALVLGLNGAPTAGDTFNVMATEQEAREIANKREQLQRELGLRTNKRTTLEEIGRRRAIGNFHELNIIVKGDVDGSIEALSDSLIKLSTEEVQINVLHKAVGEISESDVTLAAASDAIIIGFQVRPSQAARRAAEREGVEIRLYSVIYQAIEEVKDAMAGMLAPELKEEVLGTAEVLQTYHISKVGTIAGAIVREGKIKRSCKVRLIREGIVRYTGELGSLKRFKDDVKEVLTGYDCGLSIAGYNDLQEGDFIEAFEEVEVKKQL, encoded by the coding sequence ATGGCGAGAATAAAGATAAGCAAAGTAGCAAAAGATTTAAACATTGCCCTTCCCACAGTAATTGAATTTCTTCAATCCAAGGGCATCAACATCGACATGAATCCCAATTCACGTATCGATGAGGATGCTTACAACCTGTTGGTAGCGGCTTACAGCAGCGATAAAGCTCAAAAGAGCAAGTCGGAGAAGCTCTCGTCCGACCGCCAGAAAGAGAGAGCGGTAAAACCCGAACCCAAAGCCGAGCCCGAGGCTAAGGAGATAAAAATCCCCACAACCACAATCAAGCCCAAGGTAGTGGGACACATCGACCTTGACGCTCACGGTAAGCCCGTAAAGAAATCGGAGCCCGAGCCCAAGGCTGTAGAAACTCCCAAGCCCGAACCCAAGGCTGAACCTAAACCTGAGCCCAAGCCTCAGCCCCAACCCGAGGTAATCAAGCCCGAGCCTAAGGCTGTAGAAACGCCCAAACCCGAGCCCAAGGTTGAACCGAAGCCCGAGCCCAAGCCCCAACCTAAAGCCGAGCCCAAGCCCGAAAAGCCCGAACCCGCTGCAAAGCCCGTTCAGGAGCCTCGTGCCGAGGTAAAGCCCGAAGCTCCCAAGCCCGAGATGAAAAAAGCCGAAGCTCCCGCGCCCAAAGAAGAGCCCAAGCCTCAGCCCCAGAAGGAGCCGGTTCAGGATGAGCCCGCAGCCTCCGACGATGTGTTCACAATGGAGCGCACCGTTTCAGGTCCTCAGCTCAACGTAATCGGAAAAATCGACTTGTCGGCCATCAACCAGCAGACTCGTCCCAAGAAAAAGAGCAAGGAAGAGCGTCGCAACGAGCGTATAGCCAAGGATCGTGCAGCCCAGAACGCCCAGGGTGGTGCAGGTGCACAGCAGTCGGGCGACCGCAAAAAGCGTCGTCGCATCGGCAAGGAGAAGGTCGACATCGAAAAGACATCCAACCAGCAGCCCTCACAGCGTGGCGGTGATTCGGAAAAAGGACAAGGGGGAGGTTCTCGCCACGAACGCAACCGTGAGCGCGACAGAGATCGCGAACGCGACCGTGAATGCGAACGCGAAAGAGCGCCCAAATCCAAGGAGCGCAACAAGCGACCCATCCACGCCGAAGCCAATGAGGAGGATGTTCAGAAGCAGGTAAAAGAAGTGCTTGCACGCCTCACCAACAAGGACAAAGGCCAGAAGAAAGGCGCGAAGTGGCGTAAGGAAAAACGCGAGGCCTTCCAGTCACGCGAGCGCGAAGCTGCCGAAATGGAAGCAGCTGAGAGCAAGGTGCTGAAGCTCACTGAATTTGTTACAGCCAACGACCTCGCTGTAATGATGGATGTACCCATCAACAACGTAATCGCAACGTGCATGAATCTCGGCGTAATGGTGTCGATAAACCAGCGCCTTGATGCCGAAACCATAAACATTGTGGCCGAGGAGTTTGGCTACAAGACCGAATACGTTTCAGCCGAAGTGGTTGAAGCCATACATCAGGAAGAGGATGATGAGGACAACCTTACCACCCGTCCGCCGATTGTCACCGTAATGGGACACGTGGACCACGGTAAGACCTCGCTGCTCGACTACATCCGCAACGCCAACGTGATTGCAGGCGAGGCCGGAGGTATAACCCAGCACATCGGAGCCTACAATGTCAAGCTCGGCGACGGCCGACGCGTTACATTCCTTGACACACCCGGTCACGAAGCGTTTACCGCCATGCGTGCCCGCGGAGCCAAGGTCACCGACTTGTGTATTATCATCGTCGCAGCCGACGACAACGTGATGCCCCAGACCGTTGAGGCCATCAACCACGCATCGGCAGCAGGCGTGCCTATAGTATTTGCCATCAACAAGATTGATAAGCCCACCGCCAATCCCGACAAGATCAAGGAGGAGCTCGCAGCCATGAACTACCTCGTTGAGGATTGGGGCGGAAAATACCAGTCGCAGGACATCTCGGCCAAGAAGGGCCTCGGAGTCGACGAACTCATGGAGAAAGTGCTCCTTGAAGCCGAAATGCTCGACCTTAAAGCCAATCCCGACCGTCCCGCAACAGGCTCAATCATCGAGTCGTCGCTCGACAAGGGTCGCGGTTACGTAGCCACAGTGCTTGTCCAGAACGGAACTCTCCACGTTGGCGACATAATCCTTGCCGGAACTCACTTCGGAAAGGTGAAAGCTATGTTCAACGAGCGTAACCAGCGCATAAAGGAGGCCGGTCCGGCAGTTCCCGCACTTGTACTCGGTCTTAACGGAGCACCCACCGCAGGCGACACATTCAATGTAATGGCCACCGAGCAGGAAGCCCGCGAAATAGCCAACAAGCGCGAACAGCTTCAGCGCGAACTCGGACTACGCACCAACAAGCGTACAACCCTCGAGGAGATTGGCCGTCGTCGCGCCATAGGCAACTTCCACGAGCTCAACATCATCGTCAAGGGCGATGTCGACGGTTCGATTGAGGCCCTGTCCGATTCACTCATCAAGCTTTCGACCGAAGAGGTACAGATCAACGTGCTTCACAAGGCTGTGGGCGAGATTTCGGAAAGCGATGTCACTCTTGCTGCGGCATCCGACGCTATCATCATCGGCTTCCAGGTGCGTCCCTCACAGGCCGCCCGTCGTGCCGCCGAGCGTGAAGGCGTTGAAATACGACTCTATTCGGTTATCTATCAAGCCATCGAGGAGGTCAAGGACGCAATGGCCGGAATGCTTGCACCCGAGCTTAAGGAAGAGGTGCTCGGTACTGCCGAAGTATTGCAGACCTACCACATCTCCAAGGTGGGCACAATCGCCGGAGCAATCGTGCGCGAAGGAAAAATCAAGCGTTCTTGCAAGGTGCGCCTGATTCGCGAAGGTATCGTGCGCTACACCGGCGAGCTCGGCTCTCTGAAACGCTTCAAGGACGATGTAAAGGAAGTGCTTACGGGTTATGACTGCGGTCTAAGCATAGCAGGCTACAACGATCTTCAGGAAGGCGACTTCATTGAAGCGTTTGAGGAAGTTGAAGTAAAGAAGCAACTCTAA
- the pyk gene encoding pyruvate kinase has translation MNKFTKIVATISDRRCDIPFIQSLYDNGLNVVRMNSAHLQLEGFRRIVDNVRAVSPSIAILMDTKGPEIRTTTNKDDLTLSFSAGNKVTFIGDPNGTTDNDTIYLSYSNIANDIRSGMHLLIDDGELDFLIDSIDGYQIYATAQNGGELGSRKSVNIPGASINLPSLTERDRTNIGYAIDLGLDFIAHSFVRSAQDIRDIQEILDSRNSSIKIIAKIENQEGIDNFDEILDASYGIMIARGDLGIEVPAERIPGIQSSLINKCILKHKPVIVATQMLHSMINSPRPTRAEVSDIANAVNQHTDALMLSGETAYGKYPVEAIATMSRVAYEVEKSLANTRITPTVEADVTSFLSRQAVASSETLGTKAIITDSYTGRTARYISSYRGSYPTLAICHHEHVVRLLALSYGVIAMYQHRAESSRRYLITGLEHLIEAGLLTREDGIAYLGGSFGEGHGTSFLEINRVGKIIENYSSFELPNLEEANTCN, from the coding sequence ATGAACAAATTTACAAAAATAGTAGCCACCATATCGGACCGTCGATGCGACATACCGTTCATTCAGTCGCTCTACGACAACGGCCTCAATGTCGTGAGAATGAATTCGGCACACCTCCAGCTTGAAGGCTTCCGCCGCATAGTCGACAATGTTCGCGCAGTGTCGCCTTCGATAGCCATACTCATGGACACGAAAGGGCCTGAGATACGCACTACGACCAACAAGGACGACCTTACGCTGTCGTTCTCGGCCGGCAACAAAGTGACATTCATCGGCGACCCCAACGGCACCACCGACAATGACACCATATACCTCTCCTACTCCAACATCGCCAACGATATCCGCTCCGGAATGCACCTGCTAATCGACGACGGCGAGCTGGACTTCCTCATCGACAGCATCGACGGATACCAAATATACGCAACAGCGCAGAACGGAGGCGAACTCGGTTCGCGCAAGAGCGTCAACATACCGGGAGCAAGCATAAACCTGCCGTCGCTCACCGAGCGCGACCGCACCAACATAGGATATGCCATAGACCTCGGACTCGACTTCATCGCACACTCATTTGTGCGCAGCGCACAGGACATACGCGACATTCAGGAGATACTTGACTCACGCAACAGCAGCATCAAGATAATCGCCAAAATAGAGAACCAGGAGGGCATCGACAACTTCGACGAGATACTCGACGCCTCCTATGGCATCATGATAGCCCGCGGCGACCTCGGAATCGAAGTCCCGGCCGAACGCATTCCGGGCATACAGAGCTCGCTCATCAACAAGTGCATCCTCAAACACAAGCCGGTGATAGTGGCCACGCAAATGCTTCACTCGATGATAAACAGTCCGCGCCCGACACGCGCCGAAGTGAGCGACATTGCCAATGCAGTAAACCAGCACACCGACGCCCTCATGCTCAGCGGCGAAACGGCCTATGGCAAATATCCCGTAGAGGCGATAGCCACAATGTCGAGAGTAGCCTACGAAGTGGAAAAATCGCTTGCCAACACACGCATCACCCCGACAGTCGAAGCCGATGTCACATCGTTTCTTTCGCGACAGGCGGTAGCCTCATCGGAAACACTCGGCACCAAAGCCATAATAACCGACAGCTACACCGGGCGCACGGCACGCTACATATCATCCTACCGCGGCAGCTACCCCACCCTCGCAATATGCCATCACGAGCATGTGGTAAGATTACTCGCCCTATCCTATGGAGTAATAGCCATGTACCAGCATCGCGCCGAATCATCGCGCCGATACCTAATAACCGGGCTTGAGCACCTGATTGAAGCCGGCTTGCTCACCCGCGAGGACGGCATAGCCTATCTCGGAGGATCATTCGGCGAAGGTCACGGCACATCGTTCCTTGAAATCAACCGCGTAGGGAAAATAATCGAGAACTACTCGTCATTTGAACTACCCAATCTTGAAGAAGCCAACACATGCAATTGA
- a CDS encoding endonuclease/exonuclease/phosphatase family protein translates to MRRLIFISFLALIVALNAVAGKRDASSDSDKQYLIVGVAFYNLENLFDTINANGKYDLEFSPQGARKWDSDKYWKKVNNLARAISAMATPETPLGPAIIGISEVENRSVVEDLVKAVDNRLAEEGRDPWGLQIVHHESPDLRGIDVALLYNPLYFAVENVTAHTLVIPDNPDFRTRDQLCVTGSLLDKPMSFIVNHWPSRLGGQDESSYLREAAGELSKHIADSLWTVNPDQGVIVMGDLNDDPFDKSCAKSLGAVRDMKKAKPHGFYNPFWRVIDHGVGTLSYRGKWNLFDQIILSGNLVDGEDVGLQYWKCTVFNKRFLRTPSGQYKDTPLRTYSRGEFLNGYSDHFPTEIFLLREVTE, encoded by the coding sequence ATGCGTCGACTAATATTCATATCCTTTTTGGCACTGATTGTGGCATTAAATGCCGTGGCCGGTAAGCGTGACGCTTCGTCTGATTCCGATAAGCAATATCTTATCGTGGGTGTCGCCTTCTATAACTTGGAGAATCTATTTGACACGATAAATGCCAACGGCAAGTATGACCTTGAGTTTTCGCCTCAAGGTGCCCGTAAGTGGGATAGCGACAAATATTGGAAAAAAGTCAACAACCTTGCGCGAGCCATATCGGCCATGGCTACACCCGAAACTCCGCTCGGGCCTGCCATAATAGGCATCAGTGAGGTCGAGAACCGCAGCGTGGTTGAGGACCTTGTCAAGGCTGTCGACAATCGTCTTGCCGAGGAGGGCCGCGACCCGTGGGGATTGCAGATTGTACATCATGAGTCGCCCGACCTTCGCGGTATCGATGTGGCGTTGCTTTACAATCCGCTCTATTTTGCCGTGGAGAATGTTACGGCTCACACTCTCGTGATTCCCGATAACCCCGATTTTCGTACTCGCGACCAGCTGTGCGTTACCGGTTCGTTGCTTGACAAGCCCATGAGCTTTATTGTCAACCACTGGCCTTCGCGCCTTGGCGGACAGGATGAGTCGAGCTACCTGCGTGAGGCTGCCGGCGAGCTGTCGAAGCATATCGCCGATTCGCTTTGGACCGTAAACCCCGATCAGGGTGTAATCGTGATGGGCGACTTGAACGATGATCCGTTCGACAAGTCGTGTGCCAAGTCGCTCGGTGCGGTGCGTGACATGAAGAAGGCCAAGCCCCACGGATTCTATAATCCCTTCTGGAGAGTCATCGACCATGGTGTCGGCACATTGTCCTATCGCGGCAAGTGGAACCTGTTTGATCAGATTATCCTCTCGGGAAATCTTGTCGACGGCGAGGATGTGGGGCTGCAGTATTGGAAATGCACTGTGTTTAACAAGCGATTCCTGCGCACGCCTTCGGGTCAATATAAGGACACTCCGTTGCGTACTTATTCACGCGGAGAGTTCCTGAATGGCTATTCCGACCATTTCCCTACCGAGATTTTTCTGCTCCGCGAGGTGACCGAATGA
- the nusA gene encoding transcription termination factor NusA, whose protein sequence is MAKKEETTNMVERFAEFKELKHIDKTTMISVLEESFRNVLAKMFGTDENLDVIMNPDKGDVQIFQNLEVVPDGEVTNPYTQISLSDARADQNPEVEIGEEHTREIIFEKFGRRAILNLRQTLQSKILDLQKEAIYSQFKGREGDLVSGEVYQTWSKETLLIDSEENELLLPKSEAIPGDFFRKGETVRAVILRVDNKNNNIRITVSRTSDEFLRRLFELEVPEIHDGLINIRAVARIPGERAKIAVESYDDRIDPVGACVGVKGSRIHGIVRELRNENIDVINYTSNPELFIQRALSPAKISSIRLNTEEKRAEVFLRPEEVPLAIGKGALNIKLASKLTGYVIDVYRDTGEEFNDDIYLDEFKDEIDGWVIDALKNIGCITAKNVLAMPRDLLIEKADLEEDTVDQVISILKAEFED, encoded by the coding sequence ATGGCTAAGAAAGAGGAAACCACCAACATGGTGGAACGATTTGCCGAATTTAAGGAGCTTAAGCATATCGACAAGACAACGATGATCTCCGTGCTTGAGGAGTCATTTCGCAATGTGTTGGCCAAGATGTTTGGCACCGATGAAAACCTCGATGTAATCATGAACCCCGACAAGGGCGATGTACAGATATTCCAGAACCTCGAAGTCGTTCCCGACGGAGAGGTGACGAATCCCTATACCCAAATCTCGCTCAGCGATGCACGCGCCGACCAGAACCCCGAAGTGGAGATTGGCGAAGAGCACACCCGCGAGATCATATTCGAGAAGTTCGGCCGCCGCGCAATCCTGAACCTTCGCCAGACTCTTCAGTCCAAGATTCTCGACTTGCAGAAAGAGGCCATCTACTCGCAGTTCAAGGGACGCGAAGGCGACCTCGTGTCAGGCGAAGTTTATCAGACCTGGAGCAAAGAAACCCTCCTCATCGACTCAGAGGAAAACGAGCTTCTTCTTCCCAAGAGCGAAGCCATTCCCGGCGACTTCTTCCGCAAAGGCGAAACAGTGCGCGCCGTCATCCTTCGCGTCGACAACAAGAACAACAACATCCGCATCACCGTATCGCGCACATCCGACGAATTCCTGCGCCGCCTCTTTGAGCTTGAGGTTCCCGAAATACACGACGGCCTCATCAACATACGCGCCGTGGCACGCATCCCCGGCGAACGCGCCAAGATAGCCGTAGAGAGCTACGACGACCGCATCGACCCCGTAGGAGCATGCGTAGGCGTCAAGGGCTCACGCATCCACGGCATCGTGCGTGAATTGCGCAACGAAAACATCGATGTAATCAACTATACATCCAATCCCGAACTATTCATCCAGCGAGCTCTCAGCCCCGCCAAGATATCGTCGATCAGGCTCAACACTGAGGAGAAACGCGCCGAAGTGTTCCTCCGTCCCGAGGAAGTGCCTCTTGCAATCGGTAAGGGCGCCCTTAACATCAAGCTCGCTTCAAAACTCACCGGCTACGTAATCGATGTATATCGCGACACCGGCGAGGAGTTCAACGACGACATCTATCTCGACGAGTTCAAGGACGAAATCGACGGATGGGTCATCGACGCACTCAAGAACATCGGATGCATCACCGCCAAAAACGTGCTTGCAATGCCGCGTGACCTTCTCATCGAGAAGGCCGACCTTGAAGAGGACACCGTTGATCAGGTGATTTCCATCCTCAAGGCTGAATTTGAAGACTAA
- the folK gene encoding 2-amino-4-hydroxy-6-hydroxymethyldihydropteridine diphosphokinase: MHKVYINIGSNQGDRETAIGRAVALIEHLCGSPARRSPIIESDPWGYKSSNRFMNMGIVIMTSMPPEKMLKSLLDIEKSISSASHRDGSGNYVDRIIDIDLIAYDDLIIDSESLTLPHPRMHLREFVLRPLALLWPDWRHPILDLTAQELLDSMTSL, encoded by the coding sequence TTGCATAAAGTCTACATAAACATAGGTTCCAATCAGGGCGATCGCGAAACTGCAATCGGCAGGGCGGTCGCCCTGATTGAGCATTTATGCGGTTCTCCCGCAAGGCGCTCGCCCATCATCGAAAGCGACCCGTGGGGCTACAAGTCGTCCAACCGATTCATGAACATGGGCATCGTGATCATGACCTCCATGCCACCTGAAAAAATGCTCAAGTCGCTGCTCGACATAGAGAAGTCGATATCCTCGGCATCGCATCGCGACGGGAGCGGCAACTATGTCGACCGCATAATCGACATCGACCTCATAGCCTACGACGACCTCATAATCGACTCCGAATCGCTGACGCTTCCACATCCCCGCATGCACCTCAGGGAGTTTGTACTGCGTCCTCTCGCACTTCTGTGGCCCGATTGGCGGCATCCGATTCTCGACCTCACAGCACAGGAATTGCTCGATTCAATGACCTCATTGTAG
- a CDS encoding FtsX-like permease family protein gives MFTLRVALRYLFSKKTHSAVNVISLISVTGVALASMAIVCVLSVFNGFTDLASDKISQLSPDLRIEPVRGKAIANADSLCSVVANVEGVMTAAPTIEERALAIYGPHQMPVTLKGVTSDYDILTGIRDIVKDDGDFLLTEDDLGDFATLSVGAAISLEAHPGFEQQLMLYAPKRTGRINPANPASSFRADSLLVGGVFQVEQPEYDTDLILVPIDVTRKLLDYTTEATALEIKSDDNIESTASRLREALGPDFKVKNRMAQQEESFRMIAIEKWITFLLLAFILIIASFNVISTLSMLVIEKDDNIRTLYSLGASRNTIARIFLLEGWLISLLGGVIGIIAGVILSLAQQWGGFIKLGGNHDAMSIDTYPVRVEWIDLLAVLALVALIGWLTSTVTSIFTRRQLNRKRA, from the coding sequence ATGTTTACACTCCGAGTCGCCTTACGATACCTTTTCTCCAAGAAAACCCATAGTGCAGTCAATGTCATCTCCCTCATTTCGGTGACCGGGGTGGCTCTGGCATCTATGGCCATTGTGTGCGTGTTGTCGGTGTTCAACGGATTCACCGACCTCGCATCAGATAAGATATCACAGCTGTCGCCCGACCTGCGCATAGAGCCCGTGCGGGGAAAGGCGATTGCCAACGCCGACTCGCTGTGTTCCGTCGTAGCCAATGTCGAGGGCGTCATGACGGCAGCTCCCACAATCGAGGAGCGGGCGCTTGCCATCTACGGGCCTCACCAGATGCCCGTGACTCTTAAAGGCGTCACATCAGACTACGACATACTGACCGGCATACGTGACATAGTGAAGGACGACGGCGACTTCCTGCTTACCGAGGACGACCTCGGCGATTTCGCCACACTGAGCGTAGGTGCCGCCATAAGCCTGGAGGCACATCCCGGATTTGAACAGCAGCTGATGCTCTACGCACCCAAGCGCACTGGAAGGATAAATCCCGCCAATCCGGCAAGCTCGTTCCGCGCCGACTCGCTGCTTGTGGGCGGAGTGTTTCAGGTCGAGCAACCCGAATATGACACCGACCTCATACTCGTGCCAATCGATGTCACGCGAAAGCTTCTCGACTACACCACCGAAGCCACAGCTCTTGAAATCAAATCCGACGACAACATCGAGTCGACCGCATCGCGGCTACGCGAAGCATTAGGCCCCGACTTCAAGGTGAAAAACCGCATGGCTCAGCAAGAGGAGTCGTTCAGGATGATAGCCATCGAAAAGTGGATAACATTCCTGCTGCTCGCATTCATTCTCATCATAGCATCGTTCAATGTCATATCAACACTGTCGATGCTCGTCATCGAGAAGGACGACAACATACGCACCCTCTATTCCCTCGGAGCGTCACGCAACACCATAGCCCGAATATTCCTGCTCGAAGGATGGCTCATATCGCTCCTTGGAGGAGTCATAGGCATCATCGCCGGAGTCATCCTCAGTCTTGCACAACAGTGGGGAGGATTCATCAAGCTCGGAGGCAATCATGACGCAATGTCGATCGACACCTATCCCGTGCGCGTCGAGTGGATCGACCTGCTTGCAGTGCTCGCCCTCGTGGCCCTCATCGGATGGCTCACATCGACCGTCACCTCGATATTCACACGCCGCCAACTCAACCGCAAGAGAGCGTAA
- a CDS encoding O-methyltransferase, with amino-acid sequence MTVDEYILSHIDQEPAHLQKLNRDTHVMCLYANMCSGHLQGRLLKMLTRMIKPKRLLELGTFTGYSALCFAEGMPEGAELHTVEINDELEDFIRQRFDESPQAGQIHLHIGDAEKIVPSLGGKWDLVFIDANKRNYLDYYNLVLPHVNDGGFIIADNTLWYGKVADESAHDAQTVGILSFNDFVAADNRVEKVMLPLRDGLTIIYKKPADS; translated from the coding sequence TTGACAGTCGACGAATACATATTGTCGCACATCGACCAGGAACCAGCGCACCTGCAGAAGCTCAACCGCGACACACACGTGATGTGCCTCTACGCCAACATGTGTTCGGGGCATCTTCAGGGAAGACTCCTAAAGATGCTCACACGCATGATAAAGCCGAAGCGCTTGCTTGAGCTGGGCACATTCACCGGCTACTCGGCGCTATGCTTCGCCGAAGGGATGCCGGAAGGCGCCGAACTGCACACGGTGGAGATAAACGACGAGCTCGAGGATTTCATACGCCAACGATTTGACGAATCGCCTCAAGCCGGTCAGATACACCTGCACATAGGCGATGCCGAAAAGATAGTGCCGTCGCTCGGAGGCAAGTGGGATCTTGTGTTCATCGACGCCAACAAGCGCAACTATCTCGACTACTACAACCTCGTGCTGCCACATGTCAACGACGGCGGATTCATAATCGCCGACAACACGTTATGGTATGGCAAGGTGGCCGACGAAAGCGCACATGACGCACAGACCGTAGGCATCCTCTCGTTCAATGACTTTGTAGCCGCCGACAACCGCGTCGAGAAGGTGATGCTGCCGTTGCGCGACGGCTTGACGATAATCTACAAGAAGCCTGCCGACAGTTAA
- the aroQ gene encoding type II 3-dehydroquinate dehydratase produces MNITIINGPNLNLLGVREPGIYGSRGFDSYLEELRKLYPQVDIAYFQSNHEGDIIDKLHEVGFGATDGVVLNAGAYTHTSLAIADAISAINAPVIEVHISNVHAREEVRHHSMISGVCRGVIAGFGLDSYRLALEHLLNSRQ; encoded by the coding sequence ATGAACATAACCATCATCAACGGCCCAAACCTGAACCTGCTCGGAGTCAGAGAACCGGGAATCTACGGCTCAAGAGGATTTGACTCCTACCTGGAGGAGTTGCGCAAGTTATACCCGCAAGTCGACATAGCCTACTTCCAGAGCAACCACGAGGGCGACATCATAGACAAGCTCCACGAAGTGGGGTTCGGAGCAACCGACGGCGTGGTGCTCAATGCCGGAGCCTACACCCACACCTCGCTCGCCATAGCCGATGCCATATCAGCCATTAATGCGCCGGTGATAGAGGTACATATAAGTAATGTACACGCGCGAGAGGAAGTGCGTCACCACTCGATGATATCGGGAGTGTGCCGAGGAGTCATAGCAGGCTTCGGGCTCGACAGCTACCGACTTGCGTTGGAACACCTCTTAAACAGCCGGCAATAA
- the rimP gene encoding ribosome assembly cofactor RimP, which produces MIDKQLLIDTIQEAIADTDVFLVEVQVKPDNSIIVELDSDTAVDIDTCADLTRRIEETFDRDVEDYELEVGSAGLTSPFKIRRQYVKNIGNEVEVLTGDGRKLKGVLTEVGDDDFTIEVPRKVKEPGQKRPVIVNEPLKMKFTDNKYVKYLIQFK; this is translated from the coding sequence ATGATAGACAAGCAATTACTTATCGACACCATCCAAGAGGCGATAGCCGATACCGATGTATTTCTCGTAGAGGTACAGGTGAAGCCCGACAACTCAATAATCGTGGAGCTTGACAGCGACACGGCAGTCGACATCGACACCTGCGCCGATCTTACCCGCCGCATCGAGGAAACATTTGACCGCGATGTCGAGGACTACGAGCTTGAGGTGGGTTCGGCAGGACTGACCTCACCGTTCAAGATACGCCGCCAATATGTAAAAAACATCGGCAACGAGGTGGAAGTGCTCACCGGCGACGGCCGCAAGCTCAAAGGCGTGCTCACCGAGGTGGGCGACGACGACTTCACCATCGAGGTACCCCGCAAGGTCAAGGAGCCCGGACAAAAACGCCCCGTCATCGTGAACGAGCCCTTGAAAATGAAATTTACCGATAACAAATACGTGAAATATTTAATACAATTCAAATAA
- the rbfA gene encoding 30S ribosome-binding factor RbfA translates to MESTRQAKIARLLQKEMSEIFRQQTAKTHGVIVSVSAVRVSPDLSIARAYLSVFPSDKAAEMLESINRSAKTIRYELAQKVRYQLRKTPELAFHLDDSLDYLENIDNLLAKDHKEDQKPTQQPEQ, encoded by the coding sequence ATGGAATCAACCCGTCAAGCAAAAATAGCACGACTCCTTCAGAAGGAGATGAGTGAAATATTCCGTCAGCAGACAGCCAAAACCCACGGCGTCATCGTGTCGGTGAGCGCAGTGCGCGTGTCGCCCGACTTAAGCATAGCTCGAGCTTACCTGTCGGTGTTCCCGTCGGACAAAGCCGCCGAAATGCTCGAAAGCATCAACCGCAGCGCGAAGACAATACGCTACGAGCTGGCACAGAAGGTGCGCTACCAGTTGCGCAAGACACCCGAACTTGCATTCCACCTCGACGACTCGCTCGACTATCTTGAAAACATCGACAACCTCCTGGCAAAGGACCACAAGGAAGACCAGAAGCCCACACAACAGCCCGAGCAGTAA